A region from the Arcanobacterium buesumense genome encodes:
- a CDS encoding YggS family pyridoxal phosphate-dependent enzyme — MMHPIDIADNIARVRDDISRFAHGRHVDLMLAAKHQPLERLAEAYNAGGTLMGHNLIDQLATSTEGLHNAGFFPITSVIGHVQSNKLSVAMQWADRIDTVDSLKTAQRINRRQEARLACGEVTGLYPILLQINSSGASTQFGCSPDSFVELARAISALPSIHIAGVMTIGAQGTDTDIRSSFVLTRRLAEEMRNLPGLADADVLSMGMSSDMRIAIEEGSTVVRVGTAIFGARPAQQA, encoded by the coding sequence ATGATGCACCCGATAGATATTGCTGACAATATTGCCCGGGTGCGCGACGATATTTCGCGCTTTGCTCACGGTAGGCATGTTGATCTGATGCTAGCAGCCAAGCACCAACCGCTGGAGCGTCTCGCTGAGGCTTATAACGCTGGCGGAACATTAATGGGACACAATCTCATCGATCAGCTTGCTACGTCCACTGAAGGATTACACAACGCTGGATTCTTCCCTATTACTTCGGTTATCGGACATGTTCAGTCGAATAAGCTGTCTGTTGCAATGCAGTGGGCTGATCGAATAGATACTGTGGATTCACTAAAAACTGCACAACGTATTAACCGCCGGCAAGAAGCGCGATTAGCTTGTGGTGAAGTAACCGGCCTATATCCGATACTTCTACAAATAAATTCTTCTGGCGCATCCACTCAGTTCGGTTGTTCCCCGGATAGTTTTGTTGAATTGGCGCGCGCGATATCGGCTCTGCCTTCCATTCACATTGCGGGGGTGATGACGATTGGCGCTCAGGGCACCGACACAGACATTCGTTCCTCGTTTGTGCTGACGCGGAGACTAGCGGAAGAGATGCGGAACCTTCCCGGGTTAGCCGACGCCGATGTGCTCTCGATGGGAATGAGCAGCGATATGCGTATTGCCATTGAAGAAGGCTCTACTGTTGTTCGTGTCGGCACCGCAATTTTCGGTGCTCGTCCAGCACAACAAGCATGA
- a CDS encoding DEAD/DEAH box helicase, producing the protein MTTDIPGLNITLDALEDAHGLSPSSEDMYEAFSAWVASTGKQMYPHQDEALLNIVSGDHVIVSTPTGSGKSMIAMQALFTGLATGRTAYYTAPLKALVSEKFFELIGHFGAHNVGMVTGDSSINAGAPIICATAEILANIALREGDQADVGIVVMDEFHFYDDPQRGWAWQVPLLTLPQAQQILLSATLGDTTKLTADLTRRTNRSVSIVDDAVRPVPLHFSWSTEPIGEVIKELIATHMAPVYVVHFSQREAVAQALALQSMAVASKEQKERIASALASFTFSPGFGKVLSKLLRAGIGIHHAGLLPRYRRLVERLAQAGLLNVICGTDTLGVGINVPIRTVLMTSLTKFDGTKQRHITAREFHQIAGRAGRAGFDTVGYVVVEAPEHDIENARRLRKAGDDPAKIKRVQKVKAPEGTISWSENTFNTLVAAQPETLTSRMRVDHSLILNLLQRPNPVATAKTVLCDNHEPHRERNTLVRKAITIYQSLRTAGVITHENREWRAEHGDENAIHFTRDVPSDFALNSPLAPFALAAFDLLDMESTTYALDVVSIIEAVSEDPTPALYAQQRQARGELIGKLKAEGVEYDERMALVDEVTWPKPLVDLLEPALETYAKTNPWVRGQELKPKSVVRQLIEDGLTFSEFVAHYDLARSEGVLLRYITDVYRAMRQTVPLAVRTDEVEDIIDWLARLVRSIDSSLLDEWEALADGRVTLAELNSLGSEDSVQGEEAAFGADDDGNVAFTRNKHALRVAVRNAMFYRVELLDREDYEELERLDGDSGWDADRWADAIGPYFDEYDFLGTDQTARGTQFFAILEDPSFADLLQAGMDDGDASDLLESHSSGRVWLALQILDSGDDAGAWGLWAIVDLDASDKSDRLVLQPIRLGER; encoded by the coding sequence ATGACCACCGATATTCCTGGCCTCAATATCACCCTCGATGCGTTAGAAGATGCTCACGGACTATCTCCTAGCTCAGAAGATATGTACGAGGCTTTCAGTGCATGGGTAGCGTCTACCGGTAAACAGATGTATCCACATCAAGACGAAGCACTCTTGAATATCGTTTCTGGAGACCATGTTATTGTCTCCACGCCGACTGGTTCTGGGAAGTCGATGATCGCTATGCAAGCTCTCTTTACTGGGCTAGCAACCGGACGCACCGCCTACTATACCGCTCCGCTTAAAGCTCTCGTGTCAGAAAAGTTCTTCGAGCTTATCGGTCATTTCGGGGCACATAATGTTGGTATGGTCACCGGCGATTCATCAATTAATGCCGGAGCTCCTATTATTTGTGCAACTGCAGAAATTTTAGCCAATATTGCGTTACGCGAAGGCGATCAAGCCGACGTCGGCATCGTCGTCATGGACGAATTCCATTTCTATGACGATCCGCAACGCGGCTGGGCCTGGCAAGTTCCGCTCTTAACACTGCCACAAGCCCAACAGATTCTCCTTTCTGCCACCCTTGGCGATACCACAAAGTTAACCGCAGACCTCACCCGTCGCACTAATCGTTCGGTAAGTATCGTCGACGACGCCGTTCGGCCAGTACCACTCCATTTTTCTTGGTCAACTGAACCGATTGGTGAAGTTATTAAAGAACTCATCGCAACCCACATGGCGCCAGTCTATGTTGTCCACTTTTCCCAACGTGAAGCAGTCGCCCAAGCACTCGCGCTCCAATCAATGGCAGTTGCTTCCAAAGAGCAAAAAGAACGAATCGCTTCCGCTCTTGCGTCCTTCACGTTCTCCCCAGGTTTCGGAAAAGTCTTATCAAAGCTGTTACGAGCTGGAATTGGCATCCACCACGCTGGACTGCTCCCCCGTTATCGGCGGCTCGTAGAACGCCTCGCACAAGCCGGACTACTCAACGTTATCTGCGGAACCGATACTTTAGGCGTTGGCATTAACGTCCCCATTCGGACTGTTCTTATGACCTCATTAACCAAATTCGATGGCACCAAACAACGCCATATTACGGCCCGCGAATTCCATCAAATTGCCGGGCGCGCTGGCCGAGCTGGCTTTGACACCGTCGGATACGTCGTCGTCGAAGCTCCCGAACATGACATCGAAAACGCTCGCCGATTACGCAAAGCCGGTGATGACCCAGCGAAAATCAAACGTGTCCAAAAAGTTAAAGCTCCCGAAGGAACAATAAGCTGGTCCGAAAACACATTTAACACCTTGGTTGCCGCGCAACCCGAAACGCTGACTTCACGCATGCGAGTAGATCATAGCCTGATCCTGAATTTACTCCAACGCCCAAACCCAGTAGCAACAGCAAAAACTGTACTGTGTGACAACCATGAACCACACCGCGAGCGCAATACCCTCGTTCGTAAAGCCATTACGATTTATCAGTCGCTACGAACCGCAGGGGTTATCACTCATGAGAACCGCGAATGGCGAGCAGAACATGGAGATGAGAACGCTATCCATTTCACGCGCGACGTGCCATCTGATTTTGCCCTGAATTCACCTCTTGCCCCATTCGCGCTAGCAGCCTTCGATCTGTTGGATATGGAATCGACTACCTACGCGCTCGATGTGGTGTCGATTATTGAAGCTGTCAGTGAGGATCCCACTCCAGCGCTTTATGCTCAGCAACGCCAAGCGCGCGGTGAACTGATCGGCAAGCTCAAAGCTGAGGGCGTCGAATATGACGAACGTATGGCGCTCGTCGATGAAGTTACGTGGCCTAAACCCCTCGTTGATCTCCTCGAGCCCGCTTTAGAAACTTATGCCAAAACGAACCCGTGGGTGCGCGGTCAAGAATTAAAACCAAAATCTGTTGTACGTCAGCTTATTGAAGATGGTTTGACCTTCTCTGAGTTTGTCGCTCACTATGACTTAGCTCGCTCTGAAGGCGTCCTTTTGCGCTATATTACGGACGTCTACCGAGCGATGCGGCAGACGGTTCCGTTGGCTGTGCGCACCGATGAGGTTGAAGATATTATCGATTGGCTAGCTCGCCTAGTGCGCTCTATCGATTCTTCGCTCCTTGACGAATGGGAGGCATTAGCTGATGGGCGCGTGACACTTGCCGAATTGAATTCTCTTGGTTCAGAAGATTCAGTACAGGGTGAAGAAGCTGCGTTTGGTGCCGACGACGACGGCAACGTTGCTTTTACTCGTAATAAGCATGCTCTGCGAGTGGCGGTTCGTAACGCAATGTTTTATCGTGTTGAGCTTTTGGATCGGGAAGACTACGAAGAATTAGAGCGCTTAGACGGCGATTCTGGATGGGATGCCGACCGCTGGGCTGACGCGATTGGTCCATACTTCGATGAATATGATTTCCTTGGCACTGATCAGACGGCACGCGGAACGCAGTTCTTCGCAATTTTGGAAGATCCCTCCTTCGCCGATTTACTCCAAGCAGGAATGGATGATGGTGATGCCTCCGATTTACTCGAATCGCATAGCAGCGGTCGGGTCTGGCTAGCATTGCAGATTCTAGATTCTGGTGATGATGCAGGAGCGTGGGGTTTGTGGGCTATTGTCGATTTGGATGCTTCCGACAAGAGTGACAGGCTGGTACTCCAACCGATCCGACTAGGTGAGCGATAA
- a CDS encoding YgjV family protein: MMSWWEIFGWAGSILVVVSLWIPSVWRFRILNLSGSLIATIYNIYFGIWPYAAMNGVIVGIDAYWIARLSRQGATEQRGYAVVSAQPDDALVQHFLSRNANDIQASYPHFSADDLVGSDVKFIMHEDEIVGIFAMTTTDAYATIVIDYVTARFRDLGPGRYVYAHQDMFTQAGVSQLRIALLNTTDPAYFTKQGFSTKDNYLIRTV; encoded by the coding sequence ATGATGAGCTGGTGGGAAATTTTCGGTTGGGCTGGATCGATACTTGTTGTCGTTTCGTTGTGGATTCCTAGCGTTTGGCGGTTCCGCATTCTCAACCTATCCGGATCATTGATAGCAACGATTTACAATATCTATTTCGGTATTTGGCCTTATGCAGCAATGAATGGTGTTATTGTTGGCATCGACGCTTATTGGATCGCCCGGCTTTCACGTCAAGGAGCAACAGAACAACGCGGTTATGCGGTTGTTTCCGCCCAACCAGACGATGCGCTTGTCCAGCACTTCTTATCTCGTAATGCAAACGATATTCAGGCCAGTTATCCACATTTTTCAGCCGACGATTTAGTTGGTTCCGACGTGAAATTTATTATGCATGAAGATGAGATCGTCGGAATCTTTGCTATGACGACGACGGATGCTTACGCAACCATCGTTATTGATTATGTCACGGCGCGGTTCCGCGATCTAGGTCCGGGACGCTATGTTTATGCACACCAGGATATGTTTACTCAAGCTGGCGTCTCACAGCTACGCATTGCTCTTCTGAACACAACTGATCCAGCCTACTTTACAAAGCAAGGTTTTAGCACTAAAGATAATTACCTCATCCGCACAGTCTAA
- a CDS encoding ABC transporter permease: MIHNIIGALIEAWEEVKINRARVILSLIGVGAAVWAMATVIALGTILNDVQQRTIAQWNGQPGTITVTVFEHSPDGEIEVNRPVEQHAKQNAERMKQFRRAIDNTVDKLGITVWTTKSDIQLASIDAPDFDPCPQHYQDLCPGEYPQAMAVDPNYFKLHAHKLVEGRFLHANDNQLQMNPAVINESAWATLGQPAIATYPRIWLSKDHKKSVTVVGVVKNVSAFENATIYVSGEAEPFIFPDSVQSSLPSFLFLAPQGEEEQAKDVSQAVLGSFLGDSYQVNAYWDEGYAEQSAQQSKIMQTVVAGIGGIVILLGALGLLTMSIVTVKTRVREIGIRRAVGASAKRVFFAVFLESVVATSAAGFIGVIFSVVTLRVLPVVMPNSYLFGEFAAVANEIAYPMQAAIIGVGISASVGALCGIIPATIAVKMRPIDAIRF; the protein is encoded by the coding sequence ATGATTCACAACATTATTGGTGCTCTCATCGAAGCATGGGAAGAAGTAAAGATCAACCGCGCCCGAGTAATCCTGTCATTAATCGGAGTAGGGGCGGCGGTATGGGCAATGGCTACCGTTATTGCTTTAGGAACAATCCTCAATGATGTTCAACAACGTACTATCGCACAATGGAACGGTCAACCAGGAACAATTACGGTCACTGTTTTCGAACATAGTCCTGATGGTGAAATAGAAGTCAATAGACCGGTGGAACAACATGCAAAGCAGAATGCGGAACGTATGAAACAGTTTCGTCGAGCAATTGACAATACTGTAGATAAACTCGGTATTACGGTATGGACAACAAAATCAGACATCCAACTCGCTTCGATTGATGCACCAGATTTTGATCCTTGTCCGCAACATTATCAGGATCTATGCCCTGGTGAATACCCCCAGGCTATGGCAGTGGATCCTAATTATTTCAAGCTTCATGCGCATAAACTTGTTGAAGGCCGATTTCTTCATGCGAATGATAACCAGCTTCAGATGAATCCAGCGGTTATAAACGAATCTGCGTGGGCTACACTCGGTCAGCCTGCTATTGCAACATATCCGCGGATATGGCTGAGTAAAGATCATAAAAAATCAGTGACGGTAGTGGGAGTGGTGAAGAATGTTAGCGCCTTCGAAAATGCGACAATTTATGTATCTGGAGAAGCCGAACCTTTTATTTTTCCCGACTCAGTCCAGTCGTCACTTCCCTCATTCTTATTTCTTGCTCCTCAAGGAGAAGAAGAGCAAGCTAAAGATGTGAGCCAAGCAGTGTTAGGCTCCTTCCTTGGAGATTCATATCAGGTTAATGCCTACTGGGATGAAGGTTACGCCGAACAAAGCGCCCAGCAAAGTAAAATCATGCAGACTGTCGTCGCTGGAATTGGCGGAATCGTGATTTTGCTTGGCGCACTCGGGTTATTGACAATGAGCATTGTGACTGTGAAAACTCGGGTACGAGAAATTGGTATACGTCGGGCTGTTGGGGCTTCGGCAAAACGAGTCTTTTTTGCAGTATTCCTAGAATCTGTTGTGGCAACGTCAGCTGCAGGTTTTATTGGAGTGATATTCTCTGTTGTCACTTTGCGTGTTTTGCCAGTGGTTATGCCAAATAGTTATCTTTTTGGCGAATTTGCGGCAGTAGCGAATGAAATAGCCTATCCAATGCAGGCAGCGATTATTGGCGTGGGGATATCGGCTAGTGTTGGTGCCTTATGCGGAATTATTCCAGCAACGATTGCGGTAAAGATGCGCCCTATTGACGCAATTCGCTTTTAG
- a CDS encoding ATP-grasp domain-containing protein → MSAPIVTLATSQDLPNLDIDEQNLPDALRDRGLEPRIAVWNDPSVNWDEAGTVVIRSVRDYAKYRQDFLAWTASLPRVLNSANTIAWNSDKHYLNALGKYGLPTIPTMWLEPEKNLSKQQIHSRFPAFGDFVVKPAVASGGRGTGRYSAVDAQQRGEAVEHAMYELSRGRTVMVQRYLEEIDSQGETSLVYFNGMPAYQVEKEPMLHPRFRNDREDGVVEEVVRASYATEETWRWGERIRRALHSHIKDTNGKDELLLFNRVDIVRGDENSSEEFYVVEISLIDASLYLSQNDDHLNMFADAIQMRVDW, encoded by the coding sequence GTGTCTGCACCAATAGTGACTCTGGCAACTTCGCAAGACCTACCGAACCTCGATATTGACGAACAAAACCTTCCGGATGCGCTACGTGACCGTGGGCTTGAACCACGGATTGCAGTGTGGAACGATCCGTCAGTGAACTGGGATGAAGCAGGGACTGTTGTTATTCGTTCGGTGCGTGATTACGCGAAATACCGGCAAGACTTTTTAGCTTGGACCGCCTCATTACCACGCGTTCTAAACTCGGCGAACACCATCGCATGGAATTCTGATAAGCATTACCTCAATGCGTTGGGGAAATATGGTTTACCTACTATTCCAACTATGTGGTTAGAGCCTGAAAAGAACCTTTCCAAGCAACAAATCCATTCGCGCTTCCCGGCGTTTGGTGATTTTGTTGTCAAGCCAGCTGTGGCTTCTGGCGGGCGAGGAACTGGACGTTACTCAGCAGTCGATGCCCAACAGCGCGGTGAAGCGGTAGAACACGCCATGTATGAGCTATCGCGTGGCCGAACTGTTATGGTCCAGCGGTATTTGGAAGAAATCGATAGTCAAGGTGAAACTTCGCTCGTCTATTTCAATGGTATGCCTGCCTATCAGGTAGAAAAGGAGCCAATGCTCCATCCGCGGTTTAGGAATGATCGTGAAGATGGCGTTGTGGAAGAAGTGGTACGCGCATCCTATGCCACCGAAGAAACATGGCGCTGGGGAGAGCGTATCCGCCGAGCACTTCATAGCCATATCAAGGACACTAACGGAAAAGATGAACTGTTATTGTTTAATCGCGTTGATATTGTGCGTGGTGACGAAAACTCGAGCGAAGAATTCTACGTCGTTGAGATTTCATTGATTGACGCCTCGTTGTACTTGAGTCAAAATGATGATCATCTCAATATGTTTGCAGATGCAATTCAGATGCGAGTTGATTGGTGA
- a CDS encoding ABC transporter ATP-binding protein: MLKLRDITRTVTLPNGEDLHILRGVNCDIASGEHISIVGHSGTGKSTLLNIIGLLDQPTSGIYQWDETDVLSLSDGQRSRLRGSKVGFVFQQFNLFPSRTILNNVEVPLFYNSGLELYQRHEKAAYMLESVGLGDRLDAFPSQLSGGEQQRVAIARALIRNPHIILADEPTGALDPETGMQVMDVLERAAKAHNSALIVISHDVNVAQRASTVYQISNGVLHNVTGLADPFGFQAVKEDLAIGSGATS; encoded by the coding sequence ATGCTCAAACTTCGTGATATAACACGGACGGTCACCTTGCCTAATGGCGAAGATTTACATATCTTGCGCGGTGTTAATTGTGATATTGCTTCGGGAGAACATATTTCTATCGTAGGCCATTCGGGTACCGGTAAATCAACCTTGCTTAATATTATTGGGCTTCTCGATCAACCAACGAGTGGAATATATCAGTGGGATGAGACAGACGTGTTAAGTCTTTCTGACGGACAACGTTCTCGGTTACGAGGAAGTAAGGTAGGATTTGTTTTCCAACAATTTAACCTATTTCCTTCCCGAACTATTCTCAACAATGTTGAAGTCCCGTTGTTTTATAATTCCGGCTTAGAGCTTTATCAACGCCATGAGAAAGCCGCATATATGCTTGAATCTGTTGGCTTAGGCGATCGGCTTGACGCATTTCCTAGTCAGCTATCGGGAGGTGAGCAACAGCGAGTGGCAATTGCTCGGGCATTGATACGTAACCCGCATATTATTCTGGCTGATGAGCCGACTGGAGCACTTGATCCTGAAACTGGAATGCAAGTGATGGATGTATTAGAGCGTGCTGCAAAAGCGCATAATTCTGCGTTGATAGTTATTAGCCATGATGTCAACGTCGCGCAGCGGGCTTCGACCGTCTATCAGATCTCAAACGGTGTATTACATAATGTGACAGGATTAGCTGATCCCTTTGGTTTCCAAGCTGTCAAAGAGGACCTCGCGATCGGGTCAGGGGCAACATCATGA
- a CDS encoding efflux RND transporter periplasmic adaptor subunit, translated as MENHPTRKLVFAIIRIIISAVIAVALVKFAFFPDQQPKEPLHGQGNFVLPTVTPIRGDIKNDSKFDAVVLRDAAKAIKSTAEGEIVHFFVADGASVEQGAPLLQVKTTTVVETAAPVPSIGDDGELPEVQPQSVEQTSYNNVLAPATGTVNFDAMLKQHVTFNDPLGAIVLATFHANVSVTPDQLYALQSIPSEAEVVIANGPAPFMCTNLRTISTTIVGQSPDGGNQNSSPQLVCDIPADQTVFDGIKATLNIAGEEVNDALLLPVTAVEGRFREGKVYLPADDFGGEPTPVVVQLGINDGQLVVITEGLDEDSEVLEFVPRKSDDEHNSEKNMPMGY; from the coding sequence ATGGAAAATCACCCTACTCGCAAGCTTGTCTTTGCTATTATTCGAATTATTATTTCCGCAGTTATTGCGGTAGCTCTGGTGAAGTTTGCGTTTTTTCCTGACCAGCAGCCCAAAGAGCCATTACACGGCCAGGGGAATTTTGTGCTTCCTACAGTGACTCCAATTCGTGGAGATATTAAAAATGATTCAAAGTTTGACGCAGTAGTTTTACGCGATGCCGCCAAAGCCATTAAATCAACAGCGGAAGGTGAGATCGTTCATTTTTTCGTTGCTGATGGAGCGAGTGTGGAACAAGGCGCACCACTACTACAGGTGAAGACTACAACAGTTGTTGAGACAGCTGCACCAGTTCCGTCCATCGGAGACGACGGAGAGCTACCGGAAGTTCAGCCGCAGTCAGTTGAACAAACGTCATATAACAATGTCCTGGCACCAGCTACCGGCACGGTGAATTTCGATGCCATGCTCAAACAGCATGTGACATTTAATGATCCACTTGGCGCCATTGTTCTGGCAACTTTCCATGCTAATGTGTCTGTTACTCCAGATCAGCTTTATGCATTGCAGTCAATTCCAAGTGAAGCAGAAGTGGTGATCGCCAATGGTCCGGCACCGTTTATGTGCACGAATCTACGCACTATATCGACAACAATAGTGGGGCAATCCCCTGATGGTGGCAATCAAAATTCGTCTCCCCAGTTAGTGTGTGATATTCCAGCTGATCAAACTGTTTTTGACGGCATTAAAGCAACACTCAATATTGCTGGCGAGGAAGTCAATGACGCCCTATTGTTGCCGGTAACAGCGGTAGAGGGCCGATTTAGAGAAGGTAAAGTATATTTGCCAGCTGACGATTTTGGTGGTGAACCAACACCAGTAGTGGTGCAATTAGGTATCAACGATGGGCAGCTGGTTGTTATCACCGAAGGACTAGATGAAGACAGCGAAGTTCTAGAGTTTGTGCCACGCAAATCCGATGATGAACATAATAGCGAAAAAAATATGCCAATGGGGTATTAG
- the orn gene encoding oligoribonuclease: MSNFPAQNTPIVWIDCEMTGLDLEHDALVEIAIVVTDAKLNPLDNGLDVVIKPPEEAVANMDAFVRNMHTATGLIKRWETGVTLAQAEEQCLAYIKRFVPDPRKAPLGGNSVGTDRTFLARDVPKLIDHLHYRVIDVSSIKELAKRWFPRTYFAAPEKTGNHQALGDIYDSIDELRYYRAVLWPSDEGPTSDEAKEQAALIKADLTVDRAQRAHENL; this comes from the coding sequence GTGAGTAATTTTCCTGCCCAAAATACGCCGATCGTATGGATCGACTGTGAAATGACTGGCTTAGACCTGGAACACGATGCACTTGTTGAAATTGCTATTGTTGTCACAGACGCTAAGCTAAACCCGCTTGATAACGGCCTCGACGTCGTTATCAAACCACCTGAAGAAGCCGTTGCCAACATGGACGCTTTCGTACGCAATATGCACACTGCTACTGGATTGATAAAGCGCTGGGAAACCGGAGTCACACTGGCCCAAGCAGAAGAACAGTGTTTAGCATATATCAAACGCTTCGTTCCAGATCCCCGGAAAGCACCATTAGGAGGCAACTCCGTGGGCACCGATCGTACTTTCCTTGCACGCGATGTACCCAAGCTCATTGATCACCTTCACTATCGGGTCATTGATGTCTCCTCTATCAAGGAACTCGCAAAAAGATGGTTTCCGCGAACGTATTTCGCTGCTCCAGAAAAAACTGGAAACCACCAAGCTCTCGGTGATATTTATGATTCGATTGACGAGCTTCGCTATTATCGGGCGGTACTATGGCCGAGCGATGAGGGGCCTACGTCCGATGAAGCAAAAGAGCAAGCAGCACTCATCAAAGCGGATCTCACTGTAGACCGTGCCCAACGAGCGCATGAAAATCTCTAG
- the pflA gene encoding pyruvate formate-lyase-activating protein codes for MTTSTQNSSGEQFDATRYWGSEGSTGEYRPQPIEDEVPRLSGAGLDGVSLAGPMSHHEHVSGVQAGDIGSVHSWELVTAVDGPGTRLTTFFAGCPLRCLYCHNPDTLKMREGTAVRTADMLEKISRYKAVFTVSNGGVTFSGGEPMMQPKFLAQLLQGCKDMGIHTAVDTSGFLGANMTDEMLDNVDLFLLDVKSGIPDYYKRTTGRDLEQTLKFGKRLVERGNKIWIRFVLVPGLTDDPDNVEAIADIVESWATSVERVEVLPFHQMARDKWASLGLEYQLNDVEPPSKESTEAVREVFRSRGLTVF; via the coding sequence ATGACGACTTCTACGCAAAACTCGAGTGGCGAGCAATTTGACGCTACCCGGTATTGGGGCTCCGAAGGGAGCACTGGTGAATACCGCCCCCAACCAATTGAGGATGAAGTCCCACGTTTGAGTGGAGCAGGTCTTGACGGAGTTTCCTTGGCAGGGCCGATGTCACATCATGAACACGTTTCTGGTGTGCAAGCTGGTGACATCGGCTCTGTCCACTCTTGGGAACTTGTAACGGCAGTCGACGGTCCAGGTACCCGGTTAACAACATTTTTTGCGGGATGCCCACTTCGTTGCCTATACTGCCACAATCCCGACACCTTAAAAATGAGAGAGGGCACAGCGGTACGCACTGCTGATATGCTCGAAAAAATTTCTCGCTATAAGGCTGTTTTTACTGTCTCGAATGGCGGCGTCACCTTCTCTGGTGGCGAGCCAATGATGCAACCGAAGTTTTTGGCCCAATTATTACAGGGCTGTAAAGATATGGGTATCCATACTGCAGTTGATACGTCCGGTTTCTTGGGCGCAAATATGACTGACGAGATGCTCGATAATGTTGATCTTTTCTTACTCGATGTGAAATCGGGTATTCCCGATTACTATAAACGTACGACGGGCCGCGATTTAGAACAAACGTTAAAATTCGGGAAACGACTCGTTGAGCGTGGAAACAAGATATGGATCCGCTTTGTTCTTGTTCCTGGGCTAACAGATGATCCAGACAATGTTGAAGCCATTGCTGACATTGTTGAAAGCTGGGCCACAAGTGTTGAACGAGTAGAAGTGCTACCATTCCACCAAATGGCCCGCGATAAGTGGGCATCGCTCGGTTTGGAATATCAACTCAACGACGTCGAACCGCCGTCGAAAGAATCAACTGAAGCGGTGCGTGAGGTATTCCGTAGCCGCGGACTGACAGTTTTCTAA